TGCCATTTTGGTTGTTTTTGTTAATGCCAGTAACTATTTGGAAATAAGAGGCGATTTCCTTCACTTAAAACAAACTAACTAACAAAATTCATGTATAATATTGATCATGATGGAGAATAAAATGCCACACACACCATCGGTGGCATCATATCTATTTCCTTAATATGGTTCTgattaaaacaaaattattttgcACTACATTagtttcccccttgttttctCATTTATTTCTTGTACATGGCTGTGAACTAGTTTAAGCTGACTAGCAATATGTTTACAATGCAGctaaaggaaagagaaaacagaCTGAAGGAGATAGTGATGATATAACTGGATGGCGGAAGAAACAGCTAGATGAAGACCGCGCAAAGAAACTTCGTCAAGGACAAGGCCGTGATGAGCAGGATGGCCAGTATAAGAATGGCCAAGCTGGCGAAGGAGAATCTTATGGTTCCTTAGGAAAAGATGGATCtttgggaagaggaggagccaaCAGAGATGGGAAGATGGGACAGTTTGCTGGGGTGGGGACAGACATGGGAGGAGGGCATGAGTTCTCTGGATTTGCTGGTGGTAGTAGTGAACATATGGGACATACTGGAAATGGTGCTGGTGGAGGAATGGGTGGTTTGGGTGGCATGGGTTCACTGCATGGTAAAGATGCTATGTTAGGTGGCACAGGAACTGGATCTGGAGGTGCAGGTGGACTGCAAACTTCAGGTGGTTCCACACTTAATGGAGCAAGTGGGCCAGGAGCTGGGtttggtggtgctggtggagtaGGTGGCCTCTATGGCAAGGATGGGATGGTAGGTGGAGCTGGTGCTGGTGGAGTAGGTGGACTCTACGGCAAGGATGGGATGCTAGGTGGAGCTGGTGCTGGGGGAGCTGGCAGTGCTGGCAGAGAAGGTGGACTTTATGGTAAGGATGGCATGCTTGGTGgaggtggtggtgctggtggagtaGGGGGACTTTATGGCAAGGATGGGATGCTAGGGGGAGCTGGTGCTGGTGGAGTAGGTGGACTCTACGGCAAGGATGGGATGCTAGGTGGAGCTGGTGCTGGGGGAGCTGGCGGTGCTGGGGGAGTAGGTGGACTTTATGGGAAGGATGGTATGTTAGGTGgagctggtggtgctggtggagcAGGTGGACTCTACGGCAAGGATGGGATGCTAGGTGGAGCTGGTGCTGGTGGAGCAGGTGGACTCTATGGCAAGGATGGGATGctagctggagctggagctgggggAGCTGGTGGTGCTGGTGTAGGTGGATTTTATGGTAAGGATGGTATGTTAggtggtgctggtgctggtggagctggtggtgctggtggacTTCATGGCAAGGATGGGGTGCTAGGTggagctggggctggtggagctGGTTGTCCTGGTGGATTTGGGGGACATTATGGCCAGGATGGTATGTTAGGTGGTGCTGGTGGACCTGGCAGTGCTGGTGGAGTAGGTGGACTTTATGGGAAGGATGGTATGTTAGGTGgagctggtggtgctggtggagcAGGTGGACTCTACGGCAAGGATGGGATGCTAGGTGGAGCTGGTGCTGGTGGAGCAGGTGGACTCTATGGCAAGGATGGGATGctagctggagctggagctgggggAGCTGGTGGTGCTGGTGTAGGTGGATTTTATGGTAAGGATGGTATGTTAggtggtgctggtgctggtggagctggtggtgctggtggacTTCATGGCAAGGATGGGGTGCTAGGTggagctggggctggtggagctGGTTGTCCTGGTGGATTTGGGGGACATTATGGCCAGGATGGTATGTTAGGTGGTGCTGGTGGACCTGGCAGTGCTGGTGGAGTAGGTGGACTTTATGGTAAGGATGGTATGTTAGGTGGAGCTGgtgctggtggtgctggtggatTTGGGGGACTTTATGGCAAGGATGGTATGTTAGGTGGAGCTGGTGCTGGTGGAGCCACCGGTGCTGGTGGAGTAGGGGGACTTTATGGCAAGGATGGGATGCTAGGTGGAGCTGGTGCTGGTGGAcctggtggtgctggtggagtaGGGGGAACTTATGGTAAGGATGGTATGTTAGGTGGAGCTGGCACTGAGGGTGCTGGTGGAGTGGGTGGACTTTACGGGAAAGATGGTTTTCTAGGTGGAGCTGGTGGACTTGATGGTGCTGGTGGAGTAGGTGGACTTTGTGGCAAAGACGGTCTGCCAATTGGAGCTGGTCAActtggtggtgctggtggagtaGGTGGACTGTATGGGAAGGATGGTTTCTTAGGcagtggtggtgctggtggaatgggtggtgctggtggtgtAGGAGGTCCTTATGGTAAGGATGGAATGCTAGGCAGAACTGGACCTGACGGAcctggtggtgctggtggagtaGGTGGACTCTACGGCAAGGATGGGATGCTAGGTGGAGCTGGAGCTGGCGGACCTGGTGGGATTGGTGGAGTAGGTGGAGTAGGTGGTGCTGGTGGAGTAGGTGGACTTTATGGCCAGGATGGTATGTTAGCTGGTGCTGGTGGACCTGGTGGTGCAGGTGGAATAGGGGGACTTTATGGCAAGGATGGAATGCTAGGTGGAGCTGGTGCTGGTGGAcctggtggtgctggtggagtaGGGGGACTTTATGGGAAGGATGGAATGCTAGGTGGAGCTGGTGCTGGTGGAcctggtggtgctggtggagtaGGGGGACTTTATGGGAAGGATGGAATGCTAGGTGGAGCTGGTGCTGGCAGAGTAGGTGGTGCTGGTGGAGTAGGGGGACTTTATGGGAAGGATGGAATGCTAGGTGGAGCTGGTGCTGGTGGAcctggtggtgctggtggagtaGGGGGACTTTATGGGAAGGATGGAATGCTAGGTGGAGCTGGTATTGGCGGACCTGGTGGTACTGGTGGAGTAGGTGGACTTTATGGCAAGGATGGAATGCTAGATGGAGCTGGTGCTGGCGGAcctggtggtgctggtggagtaGGGGGACTTTATGGCAAGGATGGTGTGTTAGGTGGAGCTGGTGCTGGTGGAGTAGGGGGACTTTATGGTAAGGATGGTGTTTTAGGTGgagctggtgctggtgctggtgctggtgctggcgGACCTGGTGGTACTGGTGGAGTAGGGGGACTATATGGTCAGGATGGTGTGTTAGGTGGAGCTGGTGCTGGTGGACTTGGTGGTACTGGTGGAGTAGGTGGACTTTATGATAAGGATGGTGTTTTAGGTGGAGCTGGTGCTGGTGGAcctggtggtgctggtggagtaGGTGGACTTCATGGCAAGGATGGTATGTTAGCTGGAACTGCTGCTGGCGGAcctggtggtgctggtggagcTGGCGGTGCTGGTGGAGTAGGTGGACTCTATGGCAAGGATGGGATGCTAGGTGGAGCCGGTGCTGGGGTAACTGGCGGTGCTGGGGGAGTAGGTGGACTTTATGGTCAGGATGGTGTGTTAGGTGgagctggtggtgctggtggagtaGGTGGACTCTACGGCAAGGATGGGGTGCTAAGTGGAGCTGGTGCTGGGGGAGCCGGCAGTGCTGGGGGAGTAGGTGGACTTTATGGTAAGGATGGTATGttagctggagctggagctggagctggagctggcgGACCTGGCGGTGCTGGTGGGgttggtggtgctggtggagtaGGGGGACTTTATGGCAAGGATGGGATGCTAGGTGGAGCTGGTGCTGGCGGActtggtggtgctggtggtgctggtggagtaGGTGGACTTTATGGCAAGGATGGTATGTTAGGTGGAGCTGGTGCTGGCGGACCTGGTGGTGCTGGCGGCATTGGTGGGCTCTATGGTAAGGATGGAATGCCAAGTCGACCAGGCATTGGTGGACTTGGTGGTGCTGGTGGCACAGACAGGCTGCTTGACAGTACTGGTGTTTCTGGTGCAGAAGGTATGAGAGGTCATCATGGTAAGGATGGTGTGCTTCCTGGGGTTGGTGGTGTTGGGTTAAGAGGTGTAGGGAGCACCGGTGACCTTTATGGTCAGGCAAGTACTTTACATGGAACTGAGGGTGGTGGTGCTGGCACTGAATTAGGAGGCATGGGTGGCATGATGGATCGAACTGGCGGAGCTGGCACCAAGTATGGTGTATCAGGTGAGGGTTATGGTGAAGGAGGGATAGGTAAGGATGGCAGGGTTAGTGGAACTGGTGCTGGTGGTCTTAGTGGTGAAGGATGGTTGGATGGTAGGGATGGTAGGCTAGGTGGATTTGGTGTTGGTCCAGGAGTTAGAGGTGTTGATGGATCCCTGTATGAGAATATGTCAGGCATTCCTGGTGAAGAGTTCCTAGGCTATGGACAGTCTTCTGGCCTTTCTGACGCTGGAACCCATGCTGGTGACAGAAGAAGACAGCTGTCTAACTTAGATGCCAGTCAACTTACTTCATCTGATATTTCAAGAACCAGGGacaggaaagggagaggaggaagtcTTCTTGAAGAGGATGTGAGaggtatttatatatttatgaacacagtaagcccacaacttttgCTCACTTCTTTTTTTTACGTGACCACAACCTTATGCAGGAGatcaaaaatatatatgtaaattgGAAAAATGTGGGGGGAATTCAAatacgcttttttaaaaaattcagaaaaaagCAAGAGAGCAGGGAACAACAGTTGGCAATCCCATCAGCCTTTGTACTCACCCTGGGAGAGTGTTTGAGCGTCTTTAGAGAGTTGGAGTTAGAGAACCAGATAATGAGATAGGGCACAGAGAGCAAGCAAATGTGGTCTGAGAGTGAGTGGAGGGTCATCTGAGAATTCCTGGCTTTATGTGTTTTTGCCGGACCTTcatgtaagttgcaggcttactgtaattTATTGTGTccctgtttcatttatttgtgtttataacatttctcatgtttttaaagatgttttcTTTAATAGTCTCTTCTATCTCTTTTGTTTGCACAGAATCACATCCCCGTTTCAACCAAGGGTTATTTGACCTCCATGCACCAAAAGGAAAACCAGCTGTGTTAACTTGCAGCCTCAACAATGACCAGCTTGAGGGAACTTGGTTTAAAGATGGGTTCAAGGTAACTTGAAAGCAGTAAACTTCTCAAGAATGTATTTTTAGTCTTATACTCATCTTTTTCACTTTAATTTTTTATCTTGAAATAAAGCTTCCATAATGCAGACAACAAGCAGGAGGAACACAATGCCTAACTTTGCCTCTTGTTGTTATCAACCAAAGATGGGTCATGTCTAAAACCAGTTTAGAAAAAAATAGCTGACTttatgactctctctctctctgtttgctgTAATGGTCCATGTAATTTCTGAGAGAGAATATTTCTTTACCTTCTGTCTACCTCCCCACAAGATAACAGGCCAGGATGGAATCTCCATTGAGAAGGAGGGCCCAGTCCACAAACTATTAATAGATGAAGTACAAGATAGCCATGCTGGAAAATACAAATTCGAAGCTGGAGGAGTCCGAACAGAAGCATCTATTTTTGTTGAAGGCAAGTCTAATCAAGCCTAGTAGAGAAAATGGTGCTAAAATTGCTACTGGTTGAATTATGCTCTTAGTATTATATGATTTTGTGGGACATATAGTGCTGGAAAACATGATGAAGTGTCTGAATTAACAATCCACATAAACCAGATCTCATTGTctcaaaagcagagagagagaaccttgGTCATTTCAGAATGGCTCTGCTAAACTAATCCTCCCCAGTTGCTTTGATTGCGAATTACCCTTCCTCCTTACTTCCCTACAGTGGCTCTCTATCACATCTAGTTCTTCCCCTTTTTCTCCCATGACTTTTCCATCATTTCTATGGCACTTCTTCCCATGCCACCTGCTGTCCAAATGTttactttcccttccttttttatttctctttccctcATTGACCTCTGTACCTTCTTCCACATTGTTGTACAGCACTTGCAGCAGCTCTGTAATCTTGACTCACTTAGATACCTTCTGAGAATTCATATTTTtaacacttaaaaataataatcagactaGGCTCATTGCTTGCTATTCCTCTGTTTCTTTACTCCCTACATTACAGTTGCAGTGCTGCCTGCTACCTTAGCTACCACTTAGCTTCTGAccctgttccccatccctgggatctattacagtttgtttgtatGTCCTCTGTGTGAAGACTGCATCACTTGTACTAAGCACACTATCagcagtaaaacatcaaatactTGCATTAGTGACAAATGACTTTCGTTGTCAGTAAGTTTTCAGTGAGGTGCACTTTGAAAGAGTAAGAATTCTGTGAATTCTgaggtagtggttaagagtggtagacttgtaatttggcgaaccgggttcgcatctccgctcctccacatgcagctgctgggtgaccttgggccagtcacacttctttgaagtctctcagccccactcacctcacagagtgtttgttgtgggggaggaagggaaaggagaatgttagccactttgagactccttcgggtagtgataaagtgggatatgaaatccaaactcttcttcttcttcttcattggcaAAATATTAGGCGTCACTATTTCCTGTGGGCTCGTGGGttatttaaaagaataataaGCGCAGAGCATCCATATTTTGGGGCTAGTTCATATACCTCTTATTTCTatgtgcagaccctccaaatgttgactCTGCTCTTCTGGAAAAACTGAAGAAGGAACCTATAGTAGTAAAGGCAGGAAAGAATGCCATAGTGAAGATCCCATTTGAAGGCCGGAAGCCAGTCAGATCAACTTGGCTAAAGGATGAAGGAGAACTTCTGGATGATGCCAGGATCAGCACTGACTATTCAGACAACTTCACCCGACTCTCCATATCCAGTGCTAATCGGAAGGACTGTGGTGATTATAAAGTGAAACTGAAGAATGAGAGTGGAAGCACTGAAGCTACTCTCAAGCTGGTAGTTCTAGGTGAGAGACCCCAAGTATTTTAGCGATGAGGCATAAGACAACTTTATGGGGGCCTTTAAGGCCTGCATGTGGTGTCACACATTTGGAAGCTGAAGCATAGAGAGCATATTTtttggtaaagataaagggacccctgaccattaggtccagtcgcagacgactctggggttgtggcacacatcttgctttactggccaagggagccggcatacagtttccgggtcatgtggccagcatgacaaagccacttctggcgaaccagagcagtgcacggaaacaccatttaccttcccaccggaacggcacctattaatctacttgcactttgatgtggtttcgaactgctaggttgtcaggagctgggactgagcaatgggagctcaccccatcacggggattcgaaccgctgaccttctgatcggcaagccctaggctctgtagtttagaccacagcaccacccgcatccctatttatTGGTACATTGTGTCTATAAGCAGGTAGTTGCAGCGCAGGGCATGCACCAATTTTGATTAAGGttgaagacagacagacagacacagagagagagagagagagagagagagaggttgctcATAGCACAGAAAGTGCCTTTTGATAATAATGCTTGTCTCTAGCATatcagaaaataaaacatttttgccCCTCCCTGCTTGCTCTCTTACTTGATTATTACTGCTGCCTCCTCCTGTTGGAAATCACAGTGCCTACTGCAGGTTCGTTGAGATGGAAGCAGCCCAGCATCCTCCCATTCAAGCACCATGGCTGCAGAGCACTCCATTTCCCATGTGAAACCAGAAGTGGTAGCAGCAGTAATGTGTGGACAGGGACAAGAACGATATATTAACATTAGTATGCTACTGATAAATAGTATAAGAAAAAGTGCTGACAGATCATTTTTCTAGCactgcataagaagagccttgctggatcagatttGTTATCccacttcccacagtggccagctagcGTCAGGTacctctgggaagctcagaagcaggacatgagggcAATAACCCTCTCCTACTTTTgtttcccaggaactggtattcagaggcatgctaccTATCATCCCGGAAGTAAGATATAGCCATCACACAAACTAGAAGTCATTGTGAGCTCTCTTTTGATATTGCATCTGTCTCAACCTAAAACTTCTATCCACAAAACGTGAATCCTTGCATTTATCTTGTCCACTTAACTCAAAAGATATGGCAACCATGCCAATACCAAGCAGACACAAAAGACCTTTTTCCATAAGCTCTGTTTTGCTCCTCCATGCAGATAAGCCTCAACCACCAATGGGACCCATCGAAGTTGTGGACTGCTCCACAAATAGTATAACTATCCAGTGGAAGCCCCCCAAAGACGATGGTGGCAAACCAATCCAGAGTTATATTATTGAGAGGCAGCAGGTTGGCAGAAagacctgggtgaccttgggtaaGACCGATGGAAGCAGCACTGTCTTCACCACCAACAAAGTGGAACATG
The Podarcis raffonei isolate rPodRaf1 chromosome 6, rPodRaf1.pri, whole genome shotgun sequence DNA segment above includes these coding regions:
- the IGFN1 gene encoding immunoglobulin-like and fibronectin type III domain-containing protein 1 isoform X30; protein product: MAGRRGVKTLKRSAVPGVTITQFVEDIPKGCSTPDFERKPITLTLQEGKNAIFRAVVKGEPQPEVFWKRNNEAVDDPQKYQISFSPATNEFILQVNKITADDADLYRCTAVNEYGEATCTAGLKIIQVGFKKKAKPTSSAPQTDLKKELQDFRKTLKKRTPSSAPKKEMDMEQIWQLLLNADKKDYEKICLKYGIVDFRGMLRKLQEMKKEREDKQAQYLLNLRNLRHVRVNEVQGNASFDLEMELKNPESRIYLYKDGQMINFGFDSENTKHCLRQVGKKYNFIINDLQPEDAGVYQIKVEDVDVFSTELEAESIPVSFRYPLGEVRCHEQGNAVFQCTLYEPCSNATWLHRDRILESNDKYEISVSEDGLTHRLIIKNTQASDKGTYTIDIGDRSSSAWLEVESKGKRKQTEGDSDDITGWRKKQLDEDRAKKLRQGQGRDEQDGQYKNGQAGEGESYGSLGKDGSLGRGGANRDGKMGQFAGVGTDMGGGHEFSGFAGGSSEHMGHTGNGAGGGMGGLGGMGSLHGKDAMLGGTGTGSGGAGGLQTSGGSTLNGASGPGAGFGGAGGVGGLYGKDGMVGGAGAGGVGGLYGKDGMLGGAGAGGAGSAGREGGLYGKDGMLGGGGGAGGVGGLYGKDGMLGGAGAGGVGGLYGKDGMLGGAGAGGAGGAGGVGGLYGKDGMLGGAGGAGGAGGLYGKDGMLGGAGAGGAGGLYGKDGMLAGAGAGGAGGAGVGGFYGKDGMLGGAGAGGAGGAGGAGGAGGAGGLYGKDGMLGGAGAGGAGGLYGKDGMLAGAGAGGAGGAGVGGFYGKDGMLGGAGAGGAGGAGAGGAGGFGGLYGKDGMLGGAGAGGATGAGGVGGLYGKDGMLGGAGAGGPGGAGGVGGTYGKDGMLGGAGTEGAGGVGGLYGKDGFLGGAGGLDGAGGVGGLCGKDGLPIGAGQLGGAGGVGGLYGKDGFLGSGGAGGMGGAGGVGGPYGKDGMLGRTGPDGPGGAGGVGGLYGKDGMLGGAGAGGPGGIGGVGGVGGAGGVGGLYGKDGMLGGAGAGGPGGAGGVGGLYGKDGMLGGAGAGGPGGAGGVGGLYGKDGMLGGAGAGRVGGAGGVGGLYGKDGMLGGAGAGGPGGAGGVGGLYGKDGMLGGAGIGGPGGTGGVGGLYGKDGMLDGAGAGGPGGAGGVGGLYGKDGVLGGAGAGGPGGAGGVGGLYGKDGMLGGAGGAGGVGGLYGKDGVLTGAGAGAGGPGGAGGVGGAGGVGGLYGKDGMLGGAGAGGLGGAGGAGGVGGLYGKDGMLGGAGAGGPGGAGGIGGLYGKDGMPSRPGIGGLGGAGGTDRLLDSTGVSGAEGMRGHHGKDGVLPGVGGVGLRGVGSTGDLYGQASTLHGTEGGGAGTELGGMGGMMDRTGGAGTKYGVSGEGYGEGGIGKDGRVSGTGAGGLSGEGWLDGRDGRLGGFGVGPGVRGVDGSLYENMSGIPGEEFLGYGQSSGLSDAGTHAGDRRRQLSNLDASQLTSSDISRTRDRKGRGGSLLEEDVRESHPRFNQGLFDLHAPKGKPAVLTCSLNNDQLEGTWFKDGFKITGQDGISIEKEGPVHKLLIDEVQDSHAGKYKFEAGGVRTEASIFVEDPPNVDSALLEKLKKEPIVVKAGKNAIVKIPFEGRKPVRSTWLKDEGELLDDARISTDYSDNFTRLSISSANRKDCGDYKVKLKNESGSTEATLKLVVLDKPQPPMGPIEVVDCSTNSITIQWKPPKDDGGKPIQSYIIERQQVGRKTWVTLGKTDGSSTVFTTNKVEHDKSYYFKVRAVNAEGTSEALESDEVMAATKAFPGPPAPPKIVSTSKGAVTLSWAAPHKTGNSRILGYRIEKCKKGSNSWTPVTDVPITDRKYTVTDLKEGLLYEFRVAAINAAGAGDVSAPSEAAFARDPMKPPGAVRDLKVISTDYCSISLSWTKPEAEEESHAKGYIIEMRHTDTLKWTQCNSLPIPITTYTVRGLKAREMYFLRVRAVNDGGFGEPVELDTCVQAVPPTVPPKLLVKDTTKSFMIVKAGDAIRVRIPFEASPPLEVVWLKDGLTLPAKATIATREGLSQLIIPGADFSDSGHYSITLQTERGNKETFSFLVQVLDVPESPGPIQLIEKVPDTVTLIWEPSPTEKREGTLNYMVMRRDSYKGSWQLVSDLIYTNKCTVSNFVPGREYYFRVQAKNCMGISEPSETVQPWIIHREKGKFAVRSPKYKGVNQSQPPRFLVPLKPHVVTLGFDCHMSCAVTGYPVPQVMWYKDGKNISQDPTFFSKNDFGVCSLVILGVTASDGGQYKVVAINELGQAVSKAEVTIKEPAF
- the IGFN1 gene encoding immunoglobulin-like and fibronectin type III domain-containing protein 1 isoform X9, whose translation is MAGRRGVKTLKRSAVPGVTITQFVEDIPKGCSTPDFERKPITLTLQEGKNAIFRAVVKGEPQPEVFWKRNNEAVDDPQKYQISFSPATNEFILQVNKITADDADLYRCTAVNEYGEATCTAGLKIIQVGFKKKAKPTSSAPQTDLKKELQDFRKTLKKRTPSSAPKKEMDMEQIWQLLLNADKKDYEKICLKYGIVDFRGMLRKLQEMKKEREDKQAQYLLNLRNLRHVRVNEVQGNASFDLEMELKNPESRIYLYKDGQMINFGFDSENTKHCLRQVGKKYNFIINDLQPEDAGVYQIKVEDVDVFSTELEAESIPVSFRYPLGEVRCHEQGNAVFQCTLYEPCSNATWLHRDRILESNDKYEISVSEDGLTHRLIIKNTQASDKGTYTIDIGDRSSSAWLEVESKGKRKQTEGDSDDITGWRKKQLDEDRAKKLRQGQGRDEQDGQYKNGQAGEGESYGSLGKDGSLGRGGANRDGKMGQFAGVGTDMGGGHEFSGFAGGSSEHMGHTGNGAGGGMGGLGGMGSLHGKDAMLGGTGTGSGGAGGLQTSGGSTLNGASGPGAGFGGAGGVGGLYGKDGMVGGAGAGGVGGLYGKDGMLGGAGAGGAGSAGREGGLYGKDGMLGGGGGAGGVGGLYGKDGMLGGAGAGGVGGLYGKDGMLGGAGAGGAGGAGGVGGLYGKDGMLGGAGGAGGAGGLYGKDGMLGGAGAGGAGGLYGKDGMLAGAGAGGAGGAGVGGFYGKDGMLGGAGAGGAGGAGGAGGAGGAGGLYGKDGMLGGAGAGGAGGLYGKDGMLAGAGAGGAGGAGVGGFYGKDGMLGGAGAGGAGGAGAGGAGGFGGLYGKDGMLGGAGAGGATGAGGVGGLYGKDGMLGGAGAGGPGGAGGVGGTYGKDGMLGGAGTEGAGGVGGLYGKDGFLGGAGGLDGAGGVGGLCGKDGLPIGAGQLGGAGGVGGLYGKDGFLGSGGAGGMGGAGGVGGPYGKDGMLGRTGPDGPGGAGGVGGLYGKDGMLGGAGAGGPGGIGGVGGVGGAGGVGGLYGKDGMLGGAGAGGPGGAGGVGGLYGKDGMLGGAGAGGPGGAGGVGGLYGKDGMLGGAGAGRVGGAGGVGGLYGKDGMLGGAGAGGPGGAGGVGGLYGKDGMLGGAGIGGPGGTGGVGGLYGKDGMLDGAGAGGPGGAGGVGGLYGKDGVLAGAGAGAGAGGPGGTGGVGGLYGQDGVLGGAGAGGLGGTGGVGGLYDKDGVLGGAGAGGPGGAGGVGGLHGKDGMLAGTAAGGPGGAGGAGGAGGVGGLYGKDGMLGGAGGAGGVGGLYGKDGVLTGAGAGAGGPGGAGGVGGAGGVGGLYGKDGMLGGAGAGGLGGAGGAGGVGGLYGKDGMLGGAGAGGPGGAGGIGGLYGKDGMPSRPGIGGLGGAGGTDRLLDSTGVSGAEGMRGHHGKDGVLPGVGGVGLRGVGSTGDLYGQASTLHGTEGGGAGTELGGMGGMMDRTGGAGTKYGVSGEGYGEGGIGKDGRVSGTGAGGLSGEGWLDGRDGRLGGFGVGPGVRGVDGSLYENMSGIPGEEFLGYGQSSGLSDAGTHAGDRRRQLSNLDASQLTSSDISRTRDRKGRGGSLLEEDVRESHPRFNQGLFDLHAPKGKPAVLTCSLNNDQLEGTWFKDGFKITGQDGISIEKEGPVHKLLIDEVQDSHAGKYKFEAGGVRTEASIFVEDPPNVDSALLEKLKKEPIVVKAGKNAIVKIPFEGRKPVRSTWLKDEGELLDDARISTDYSDNFTRLSISSANRKDCGDYKVKLKNESGSTEATLKLVVLDKPQPPMGPIEVVDCSTNSITIQWKPPKDDGGKPIQSYIIERQQVGRKTWVTLGKTDGSSTVFTTNKVEHDKSYYFKVRAVNAEGTSEALESDEVMAATKAFPGPPAPPKIVSTSKGAVTLSWAAPHKTGNSRILGYRIEKCKKGSNSWTPVTDVPITDRKYTVTDLKEGLLYEFRVAAINAAGAGDVSAPSEAAFARDPMKPPGAVRDLKVISTDYCSISLSWTKPEAEEESHAKGYIIEMRHTDTLKWTQCNSLPIPITTYTVRGLKAREMYFLRVRAVNDGGFGEPVELDTCVQAVPPTVPPKLLVKDTTKSFMIVKAGDAIRVRIPFEASPPLEVVWLKDGLTLPAKATIATREGLSQLIIPGADFSDSGHYSITLQTERGNKETFSFLVQVLDVPESPGPIQLIEKVPDTVTLIWEPSPTEKREGTLNYMVMRRDSYKGSWQLVSDLIYTNKCTVSNFVPGREYYFRVQAKNCMGISEPSETVQPWIIHREKGKFAVRSPKYKGVNQSQPPRFLVPLKPHVVTLGFDCHMSCAVTGYPVPQVMWYKDGKNISQDPTFFSKNDFGVCSLVILGVTASDGGQYKVVAINELGQAVSKAEVTIKEPAF